One Romboutsia sp. 13368 genomic window carries:
- the secG gene encoding preprotein translocase subunit SecG, which produces MSTILMGVQSVLAVVLILSIMPQDTKSAVPSQYGGEGNQSYFKPKGKEAFLGRVTKIAAVLFFINAIAMLLVK; this is translated from the coding sequence ATAAGTACTATACTAATGGGAGTACAATCAGTACTAGCAGTAGTTCTTATATTAAGTATAATGCCACAAGATACAAAGAGTGCAGTTCCTTCACAATATGGTGGAGAAGGAAACCAAAGCTACTTCAAACCAAAAGGAAAAGAAGCTTTCCTTGGAAGAGTAACAAAAATAGCTGCAGTATTATTCTTTATAAATGCAATAGCTATGCTTTTAGTTAAATAA